The following is a genomic window from Crossiella equi.
CCGAGCTCGGCCAGGCGCTGCGTGACGTCGGCCATGGCTCAGGCGTCCTTCGGGCGCTTCAGGAAGGCGATCAGCTGCTCGCCGGTCGGGCCGGGCTGCACGGAGACCAGCTCCCAGCCGTCGGCACCCCACTGGTCGAGGATCTGCTTGGTCGCGTGCGTCAGCAGCGGCACCGTGGCGTACTCCCACTTCGTCATGGGGAGCAGCCTAATGCTGGGTCGCGGAGGGGCTCAGGGGCT
Proteins encoded in this region:
- a CDS encoding DUF4177 domain-containing protein; protein product: MTKWEYATVPLLTHATKQILDQWGADGWELVSVQPGPTGEQLIAFLKRPKDA